The segment GAAGCACCTGCTCTTCTCTAAAATGAGCAGGCTCTGTTTACGCATCACCACCACGCCACAGTTCAGTGGCATCTCAAAACAGGTGCCATGACGACTTCTAACACAGCAAGACAACTAAGCAATACCAAAGAACACCCCAAATATCacctaaaaacaaaaagaggaagTTAATTCGAGGGCTGTTGAGTGTAGGAGGGGTTgtgcctctgctctggtgcACTCGAGTGAAGTTAGGAGCACCGTCCTGCAGGCTTGGCTCCAGCTGGGGCCTGAGTGGAGCATCAGGGGTCCCTCTCTCAGGTAGGAAAGGCACAGCTGGTGCTCAGTCCTTGCCGTATCTTGCCATCTAGTGGCCTGCCAAAGCACCAGCCCTAGGCCTCACAGCTCAGGTCTTTAAAACCCTCGTCAGAAGGGAGGGGGGGTGCAGTATGCCCAGGGAAAAGAACACTGAGAGGCAGGTTCTGCCCCTGCATAGGCAAGTCACCTGCATCCTTCCCGCCCGATCTCCTCTGactgttctttcttctcttcagaGGATGGCCAGGTGGCAGAGGCTTTGGTCACTCATTGTGACTTTGTCTTGGCTGGAGAGAGCTTTAAAGTTTTACCTTCGGTGTTTCCTGAATAACTGAGTTGGGGTTTGGCCAACACTGAAGTGGGAGATGGTGGAATTTGGTCCTTGGTGCTACTGGGCTGGGTGGAATAACACCCTCCAGTCTTGAACACCTTGATGTGGTCAGCCTGACTACGGGTGTGCCACCAGTCATTCCCCCATAGCAACAGACAGATAAAATTCTGGCATACACTGGGCAAAAATTTCCTGGTGTAGGCAACTCCCCCGTGCCTTCCTTGGTATTTGATATCTATCTGCTCTGTAGCATCCACTCCTTTCATGAGATTTTACCATCGCTTAACTACTTGGGAATAACTATTAGATTAGGATGGTAAACTCAGATGTTGACATATGTTACAAGAGCAAATGCAGATGAGTGCACTGGTCTGACAGTTCACTAAATCCCCCATGTCTGGGAAATGCACAAGTTGTTTTATCTGTACACTTTTGGTACAGTGACAATGTTTCAAGTGTAAacttcagtcttttttttttttttttttttttttttttttttttaacctgcaAGCAGATTCAGGTTATTAGGGGGGGTTTTCGTTAAAACATTTCCCAGAGGAAGTATGATGTTTTGACATACTCAGCCAAAAACTCCCTGTAACTAGAAAATGAAAGGCAATAGTACGTTTTGAAAGTCTGGTACTTTCCACCTTACCTTCCACAGTAATCAGATAAAGTACAAACAGGagatttctttgtcttttttatttagaTCCTTTCCCATCCCCCACACAGAGAAATTGGAGTGTATCTAACAGCAGTGGAGTGGGATTACAGGTGATTTCTCTGCCTGTATCAGAGTGCAGTAGGGCCAGGGTTGGCCTGAAGCAGCAGAGTGTCTGGCAGCCAGGACTAATCCTACCtctcaggcaggagcagggcaggcaacAGACACTGGGGGCACCTCTCTGGAGATGGGGACAAAACATCAGCCCTCAGGTGAGGTGTGCTATCTATGTGTTCAAGCCACAGATGATTGACGCGCTCTTGGGGACGTGGAGAGGATGTTCATTATTGTGGACAGAATGTGGGCTTACTGGCTATgatcccagcagcaggcagtCTTGATGGGTTAGGTGCTATGCTCCTCACCCATTTGTTGCAAAGAAGTGCTCTGTTTAATGACAGTGGTTGTTTTGGACCAAGGGGACAAGAACCACCTCACTCTCACCTACTAAGAGGCTGAGgcggctggggctgctgcagtgtcCACCAGGCAGTGTAGACTCCCCAGCATTCATGAGCCTCTCCTATGCCTCTGCATCCTGTTTATCTAGGACCATGTTTGCAGAGAGCTTTTACAGATTTTAGGTAAGTTTTCAAAATTCTAAGCTaaattcctctgcagcctgtctTCAGGATCCATGTCAAAGCATGTGACTCAATCACCtttgctgggatgggatttgcAAAGAATTCATGTGCTCCCAAACCATAAAGCTGGTAGCAGAAGTATTTGTGACCCAAGTGACCACTAAAAGAGCTCAGTTATATATTTAGCCTAATCAGTATGCATTTCCCTGTTTTTTAAGGTAAAGTATATTATGTCATCTCTgtagagggagggaggaagggaggaagggagggagggaggaagggaggaaggcaagaagggaggaagggagggagggagggagggagggaggaaggaattAATTTGGCATATTTGtcaggtttggattttttgggcTGAGGGTATGGTATTGAGAATGAGCACACACCCTGGGTCAAACAGTTGCAATGCACTCTAGGAAGATGCTGCTTGATCAGGAAGGCTGAGAGAGATGATCCCACTGGTGGTCCCTTCTAGCCTTGCCCATTCTGGGATTGTGAGCTATGTCAGCTGTGCACTCCATGTTCACTAGTCCAGGTACGTCAGTGGGAGTTCTCCACCTCCTTCACACTCAGATGGACAAAGTGTTGTTCTTGGCTTTGACAGTGTAGAAACGAGCTGGTCCCAGAGCAGCCTTTTGTCCCTTCTCCTCTGGATTGTCCACAAACACAGTTCTTAGTGCTGTTTTTCCATCTGGTCTTCCTGGCTCTCCTGAAGTGTTGGTAGCCCAGCATGCAGTGTGTGCAGTGTGCTCTTCAGCTGCCTTTTCCTGGCCGTTGCAGGGTGGAGCACGTTCGGATGCACGCCAAGCACCGTGGGCACGAGGCGATGTATGCCGAGATGGTGCTCATCCTCATCGCCACCCTGGTGgtggcacagctcctcctggttCAGTGGAAGCAGCGGCACCCTCGCTCCTACAATGTAAGTGACCCCCAGCCCGTCTGCCTCCAACACTGCATGAGATGTTGAGTGGTGCCCTCCTTTTGCTGATGGAAAAGCGTTCTGCTTTTCCTATTGTCTGGTGTTGGGGTTCCTTTGTCTTCCCCGCATTCCCTTCTTTCTCCCAGCACGTGGGGGATTCTGGCTAGGGATGAGGATGGATGAACCTGAAGGCCTCATGTTTCTGTTGGAAGCGATGCAAATAACTCAGAGGGACATAGGGTTTTAACATCAGGGATGGACAAGCAGATCCTGCGGGTTGTCCTGAGGGAAGCTGCATTTTGTGGGTGCTTCCTTGGAAGCAGTGGGGACTtcttgctgctggcagcttGGGTTTGATGGttcctgcagcactgtgctgaGCAGACCTGCCACTTGCTGATGCCACCAGCTTCTCTGCCTCTGTTAGTTACCTGAAACAATTCTGACTTCCTTGTCATAATAATAATACTGATTTAATGTTTCCAGGTAGTACCTGTAGTGCTGTGTGAACTTTAAACCAACCCTGTTTGCCTgtttccctccagcagcactgtgggAGCTCAGCTGCACAGCTGTAGATCCTTTTGGGAACAGGCTTGCAGAGGCAAGCCCAAACCTTCTTGCCTCATGTGATATCTGTCTGAGGTGACTGTGGTTGCAGTGTTGGGACCCTGGGAAGGCAAAGGTTTATGTAGCTGCCTTACAACAATTATTTGTGTGATCATCTCCCATACCTTCCTCTGGAGATGATTTCTCTGCATtctcctgccagctgtgccctttGTTACCAAAAATCACATGGCTGCGGCCTCTGACTCCCTCACAACATCACAGAACTGTTTGGGTTCGAAAAGCCCcctgagatcattgagtccaacagttcttcctgcactgccaagccctgcaataaaccatgtccccaagtgccacatccacagagcttttaaatccctgcagAGACGGTGACTCCATCACTGccccaggcagcctgtgccagggtttcACCACCCTTTCTGGGGAGAACTTTACCCAATACGCAACCTTAACCTCCTCTAGAAACaaaacttgaggccatttcctaATGTCCTGTCACTTATTACCTTGGAGCAGAGACTGAGCCCTGCTTGGCTATAACCTCTTTtctggcagaggcagagagcaggaaggtcctccctgagcctccttttttccaggctgagcctccccagctccctcagttgctcctcatcagactcatgctcccttccccacctctgctgcccttctctggacacacacTAGCATATCAGTGTCTTTCTTGTGAGAGGTCCGTGACTGAACCCAGGATTGGAGGTGCCTCACCAGTGCCCTTCCCAGGGGAGCGGTCACTGCTTCAACCCTGTGGGGTCACACTATGGGTAACACAAGCGGGGATGCCCTTGGCCAACTGGGCATGCTGGTGGTGGTTTTTGCCCAGCACTTAGAGGTTGGGGTTAGTATAGGCAAGGGGAGAAGCATGACCTTTCTGCTCAAGTGATGTGGCATCAAAGCTATTCCTGTGAACCTGATGCCAAAACTAgttttgattttatattttcttcatatatATTCATAGCTCTTTAGACTGATATAGTATAGTTATATAGTTTCTATCTGTCTCCAATGTTTTTCCTACTCTGATACCTACCCTATTtgcccctggaggcctccaacTAAAGGCCAGCTTTTATATTACCTCCTTTATTGAAATTGTCTCATAGGTGTGTTGTTTTGTTCCTAGATTTTTAAGGCAGCAGTTCCTTggagagccaggcaggagcaccTGCTCCAGAGATGAGGGTAGCAGAGTGGGTCTGGCTGCATGGGGCCTGCCCTGGCTCAGGATaatccagctctgtgtgtgtccctgcagcctgcccagcaCTCCATCTTCACCCATGGGGGACATCATGCAGACCCCGCAGTTTCAGCTGCGGTggctgaaggagcagctggcTTTTGAGAGAGAGAACCGGGAAGAGCTGGAGGTGGCGGAGAGTCAGAAGCTCATCATGGAGAAGGGTCAGTCGCTAGCAGGACgtcctggggtgcagggaggggtCTGTGGGGCAGAGATCTCCCCTTGTTTCTCTGACTTTTCTGTTGTGACCCCACCACGACTCTGCTCATGCATGGTCCATCCTGCCAGGCTGCAAGTAAGACTCCAGCTGCCTTCTTCTGTCTTGTGCTCCCTTTTACATCCTGGGTATAATAATGATTAGCCAATTTTATCAACAAAGAATTTTATTGAGAAACAGTAATATAGAAGTCAGagaaagccacaagcaaaaatcagtgCCAAGCCCAGGGTTGGCACTGAGTGAACCTCAGCTTCGGCCTCTATCACACCAAAGCTCCCTGAGTTCACAAATTCGGTCCTTGCAGAGTCCACTTATATACAGTTTGTGGCTGTGTTATGAACAGATTTCCAGTGGGTGTGAGGGCTTGGGAAGCTGCCCGTGTtggctgctgtggccctgggaggggggcagggctgtgcctctggAGCACCAGCCGCCGGGCAGCCACGGCCGCGCCGTGCGGCCCTGACGGGCGCAGCCACTGCTGGCGGGAGCCACGGCCAGGCTCTGAACAGAGTAAAAAGGGGGGGTGGACACTGGAACCCCCAGCGTTTCCCGGTAGGGAGgggttgtgccatccctgtcctagcGAGACAGCCgcaccatccccccagaggaaaatgcagagcagccattagcatattaaaagagtttcTGAGTACTCAAAATTCAACCCcttcctcccaatttgtgccattacccagccttttagaaaaatgggagtttttccattttgcagAGAAACCCCATAGCCTAGAAGAggctgccctgtggcattctcctacctcattaaaatgtgagaagGAGCGGCTCCTATCTAAATGGCCCTGTCATTGTTTggctgtaactacctttttcagcagggatacccTCTTCccgaccaggacaaatgcatatgcatttgtatatgcaaataaaactgaccctgtgaatcctgggagggtttttttgagaggaaGTGCACCCCAAGATgagaagctagatgcatcagaggagaattagagagtgccctggccgaggaaggagtggatgcaccccctggcctggtttgaagattcaccctgacctatgaggagtctgaatggaatggcagccagccagctgaagtgactgcCATAGATGTTAGGAAACTCTCAAAGTTTTTtcctgagggtaaagagctgactctgtactccagtgacagactcccactgctctgccagACCAGAcggttgaccagagagagcttctagctgtttCTGTGGAGACAAGGATTTGCTACCTACTgggggcagctgagtgaagaccCACAACAGTACCTGCGCCTTGGGACCACCACAGCATCGTGAAAACCTCGgttggactctgcaatcctgctgatgactttaataaagagctgaatattaataaaggcatatgcccaGTTCTTTTCAGCTGGACAGTGGGTTGCACCatacttcttttgtttctcttgtttcttcAACATATTCATGTAGCctcttttccttgctgccaGTATGTTGAATAGTTTTCCAAGAAGGGGTGAGTACTTGATTCGATTTCTGGGAACCGATGCACACCCTGGATGAGGGAGTATAGATCCATATCAGATATTAATCACTGGGTCATTGTCAGGTCCCTCTCTGGAGAAGGCCCATCTCTTTTCAGTGCCACCCTTCTGTTGCACATGGGTCCCTTCCCTTGTTACTGGCAAGGGCATCACAATTCCTGAACACTTTTGATTCTTAAGCATGAATGACTTTATACCATACATACATACCAAACACTAATTATTTCATATCATATATCACACTGGGCAACAAAAGCCATGACTGAAGCAACACCTAtgctgagcagcagtgctggtagCCTGGCTCTTTGATCTCCAGCCGTAGAGGGATTCTGTGCAGAAATGCTGTTGTTGGGGCTTCAGGTGATGTGAAAAGTTGGTAACAGGCCCTTTCTTGCCCCCTGCCACAGATGCTCAGATCACCATGATGCAGTAGTGGATGGATTGCTTGGTAAAGCTCAATGGGAAGCAAGCTGAATTCCAGGTGGAGCCCAAAGAAAtggaggagctgaaggaaaagaacaagagaTAATCCTCCAGGAACATGCACTCCTTCCTCCTAGGTGGGACCTTGTCACTCTCACATCCCCAGACTCCATGTTGTCTGTCTCTTTCCTGAGCCAGGAGCACAGTCAggcctgccagcagctgcaggctgagcaggagaaggtggctgtgctggaagcccaggcagagcagctggctggCCTCCAGGCTGACCTGTCCAGCACTCAGGCATGgacaaaggagaaggagaatgAAGAGCAGAAGCTGAGGGCCGAGATTtccttcctgcaggagaagATGGCTGTGGCAGAGCAAACAGCAGCCCAGCGCATGGCCAAGCTGGAGGCAGATGCCTAGAGAGCTGCTGAGGTACTGGAGGGagtctccagcagctctcccaggagAAGATCAAATCCAAGGAGTTGGAAGGCACCATGGATCAGCTGCGGATTGCAGAGAAAGAGCTGTGTCCCTCCGCTCTGCcatgcaggagaaggagaactGGAAGGAGCAAATGTCCCAGTGTGTCCAGGAGATGGAGAGGAAGAACAGCCTGATCAGCAGCCTGGAGCATGAGGTCTCCATCCTCCATCACCAGGTGAcggagaaggaaggggagagcaAGGAGCTGAAACGCCTGATCCTGGCTGAGTCGGAGAAGAAGCTGGAGGAGAGGCTGCAAGTGCTGCAGACAGAGATGGCTACTGCAGCCTCCCGTGCAGCTGAGAGGTGCTCGCTGATGAAGGTGGAGGTGCAGCGCTGCCAAGAAGAGGTGGAGAAGCAGAGGATGACCATCAAGGCCCTGAAGAGGGACCGCCATTGCCAGAGTGAGCGGGAGGATGAGCTGCGGCAGGAGACAAAGGTCTGCCAGGACAAGTGCCTacagaaggagcagctcctggctgccctgcagcaggagctcgACAGCGCTCAGGCTGAGCGTGCCTCCCTGGAAAGCCAGCACCACCAGGACCTGGAGCAGAGAGCAAAAGCCATGTCCACACTGCAAGCCGAGCTAGCGCAGGCCAAGCTGGAGGTGGCTGAGGTGCCGTCACTGCGGGAGCAGTTGGCAGAACGGGACCAGGCCATTCAGcggctgcaggctgaggcagcagaggctgggacacagctggcagggctgcaacAGGCCAATGCTTGGCTGGCCAAGGAGAACCAGGGGCTCAGCAAGAGCTGCagccaagggcagcagcagcttgagGCGGAATTGGGCCAGGCCAGGGAACGGCACAcgaaggagctggagcagctgcggGCAGCGTCTGAGAAGCTGGTgaccagcagcaggcaggaggctAAGGAGGCTGTACAGAAGCTGGAGGACCTGAGAAAGGAGTAtgagagcagcaaagcagcagccctggaagagaggaagaaactCCTGGAAGCCAAGCAGAGACTAACAACTCAGGTAGGGGTTCCACTCCCAGCTGTGGGCGGGGGAGCCCTCCTGGAAAAGGTGTGTGTTCAGCCTTCTGCACGCCCCTGAACGCAtgtcctgctcagcacaggaaCTGGGAGTGTGGGACACATTTCTGGGTGTGAAAGGAACTGTcacattgaggtgctggagtgtttCCAGAGAAAGGCAGCGAAGCTGGGGAATGAGCTAGAGCACCAGTCTGATGAGCAGAAGCTAAGGGAGTTGGGGGGGGCGCTaagcctggaaaaaaaggaggctTGGGGGGACCATCTTTCCCTTGAAAGGGTGAAACAGCTCCCTGAAAAGAGAGTGCAGCCAGATGGGGGTCTGCCAGGTAACTTGTTCTCCCAGTTAATAACTGACACAATAGGGAATGGTTTCAAGTTGTGCCTGGGGAGGCTTAGGTTggatatttaagaaaaaattccttccctgaAAGGGTTATCCAGCC is part of the Prinia subflava isolate CZ2003 ecotype Zambia chromosome 3, Cam_Psub_1.2, whole genome shotgun sequence genome and harbors:
- the LOC134548514 gene encoding LOW QUALITY PROTEIN: nuclear mitotic apparatus protein 1-like (The sequence of the model RefSeq protein was modified relative to this genomic sequence to represent the inferred CDS: inserted 3 bases in 3 codons; deleted 1 base in 1 codon; substituted 1 base at 1 genomic stop codon), with the protein product MLSVSFLSQEHSQACQQLQAEQEKVAVLEAQAEQLAGLQADLSSTQAWTKEKENEEQKLRAEISFLQEKMAVAEQTAAQRMAKLEADAXRAAEVLEGVXQQLSQEKIKSKELEGTMDQLRIAEKEXVSLRSAMQEKENWKEQMSQCVQEMERKNSLISSLEHEVSILHHQVTEKEGESKELKRLILAESEKKLEERLQVLQTEMATAASRAAERCSLMKVEVQRCQEEVEKQRMTIKALKRDRHCQSEREDELRQETKVCQDKCLQKEQLLAALQQELDSAQAERASLESQHHQDLEQRAKAMSTLQAELAQAKLEVAEVPSLREQLAERDQAIQRLQAEAAEAGTQLAGLQQANAWLAKENQGLSKSCSQGQQQLEAELGQARERHTKELEQLRAASEKLVTSSRQEAKEAVQKLEDLRKEYESSKAAALEERKKLLEAKQRLTTQVEQLEIIQKDQTQQVTPNAGCSVTVHSPPYLSLHAGAVTLRATSSQLEASVVPSDSEESLLSQRLPQRKSSLESLYFTPILCETPSQLGSSPNFPGEFSRKTRSAQRRTTINITMTDKQAESEELASVKNIPLAQSTKTSSPAKSHLRSGVSIRSLTSFPSQETLAKLETSPEKTPGNSGLLGLPGYRPATCSSMRLQQTSTSSLGQNTMNLGMCQDEPEQLDDWNRIAELQWRNHXPLHLKTSYPLENMPSTSLGTITDEDVKMRDPEETLRRANMQPSQMITTGSEAGSQRSTQASSITIRQQRKRLSEETHQGPDTPPSKKPTSCFPRPQTSQDRGEQSGSQVSQESEQPAQAIQAQRRQSMAFSILNTPRELGRRLLRRAVAQRSTPTASTSSGTRRSSRIATTKSPRGKASRQSHKDKQS